The genomic DNA GGCAGCACCTACGGTGGCAACCCCATGGGTGCGCATATCGCCATGGAGTCGCTGGCCATCGTGACGGACGAGGACCTCTGCGGCAACGCCGAGCGCCTGGGACAGCTGTTCCGCGCCGAGATGCAGAAACTCGTGGAGGACTATCCCTGGGTGAAAAAGGTCCGCGGACGGGGCCTGCTGAACGCCCTGCTCATCGAGCCGCGCAAGGCCGCCGACGGTTCACCCAGGACCGCCCGGGAGCTCTGCCTGCTCCTGCGCGACAACGGCCTGCTGGCCAAACCCACGCACGGCGACATCATCCGCTTCGCGCCGCCGCTGGTGATCACGGAGGAGCAGCTGATGGAGTGCGTGAACATCATCCGCACGAGCGTGGGGCAGTTCGCGT from bacterium includes the following:
- a CDS encoding aminotransferase class III-fold pyridoxal phosphate-dependent enzyme, with the translated sequence GSTYGGNPMGAHIAMESLAIVTDEDLCGNAERLGQLFRAEMQKLVEDYPWVKKVRGRGLLNALLIEPRKAADGSPRTARELCLLLRDNGLLAKPTHGDIIRFAPPLVITEEQLMECVNIIRTSVGQFA